The Pseudomonas asiatica genome has a segment encoding these proteins:
- a CDS encoding twin transmembrane helix small protein: MLKAAIVLMLLATIASLFSGLVFLVKDDENSTRLLKALTVRVTLAALTIGLVAWGFISGQLVSHAPF; this comes from the coding sequence ATGCTCAAGGCCGCGATTGTCCTGATGCTGTTGGCCACGATTGCCAGCCTGTTCAGCGGCCTGGTGTTTCTGGTCAAGGACGATGAAAACTCGACCCGTTTACTGAAAGCGCTGACCGTGCGAGTGACCCTGGCGGCCCTCACCATCGGCCTTGTCGCCTGGGGCTTCATCAGCGGTCAGCTCGTTTCTCATGCCCCTTTCTGA
- a CDS encoding SURF1 family protein, with amino-acid sequence MRPFRPGWVPTLVVLALLPGLIALGCWQLGRAEEKRVLLAAYAERRVEAPVATGQLTANQDNAFRRVHLYGRFDAEHSLLLDNRMRDGQAGVELLQPFHDQPSGVWLLVNRGWLPWPDRRVPVHFDTPAQALALDASVYVAPGSTFQLHPDPAGGQWPHLLTAVDAAQLWQQLDREGFAHELRLEPGPATYRLDWPVVAMGPEKHLGYAVQWFALATTLVLLYLYFGWHHNKEKRHGHRHSTGSA; translated from the coding sequence ATGAGGCCGTTTCGTCCGGGCTGGGTACCAACCCTGGTGGTGCTTGCGCTGCTGCCGGGGCTGATCGCGCTTGGCTGCTGGCAACTCGGCCGTGCCGAGGAAAAGCGCGTGCTGCTGGCCGCCTATGCCGAGCGGCGGGTCGAAGCGCCCGTGGCCACGGGCCAGCTGACAGCGAACCAGGACAATGCCTTCCGCCGCGTGCATCTCTATGGCCGCTTCGACGCCGAGCACAGCCTGCTGCTGGACAACCGCATGCGTGATGGCCAGGCCGGTGTCGAGCTGCTGCAACCCTTCCATGATCAGCCCAGCGGCGTGTGGCTGCTGGTCAACCGCGGCTGGCTGCCCTGGCCCGACCGCCGCGTGCCGGTGCATTTCGATACCCCTGCCCAGGCGTTGGCGCTGGACGCTTCGGTGTATGTCGCGCCTGGCAGCACGTTCCAGCTGCACCCCGACCCTGCAGGCGGCCAATGGCCGCACCTGCTGACTGCCGTGGATGCCGCGCAGCTATGGCAACAGCTCGATCGCGAAGGCTTCGCCCATGAGCTGCGCCTGGAACCCGGCCCGGCGACCTATCGCCTGGACTGGCCGGTCGTTGCCATGGGCCCGGAAAAACACCTGGGTTACGCCGTGCAATGGTTTGCCCTGGCAACCACTTTGGTACTGCTCTACCTCTACTTCGGCTGGCACCACAACAAGGAGAAACGCCATGGCCACCGCCACTCCACTGGAAGTGCCTGA
- the cyoE gene encoding heme o synthase has protein sequence MATLLSTQRASWRDYLELTKPKVVVLMLITSLAGMFLATRAGVSWSVLLFGNLGIGFCAGGAAVVNHVVDRRIDALMARTHKRPLAQGRVEPLPALLFALALALLGMALLLVFTNALTAWLTLASLLGYAVLYTGFLKRATPQNIVIGGLAGAAPPLLGWVAVSGHVSAEPLLLVLIIFAWTPPHFWALAIHRKEEYAKADIPMLPVTHGERYTKLHILLYTLVLLAVSLLPYAIHMSGPLYLACALVLGLRFLQWAWVLYRGSRPHAAIGTFKYSIGYLFALFIALLLDHYLLLNL, from the coding sequence GTGGCGACGCTTCTGAGCACACAGAGGGCCAGTTGGCGTGATTACCTGGAGCTGACCAAGCCCAAGGTGGTGGTGCTGATGCTGATCACCTCGCTGGCGGGCATGTTCCTTGCCACCCGTGCGGGTGTCAGCTGGAGCGTGCTGCTGTTCGGCAACCTGGGCATTGGCTTTTGTGCAGGCGGCGCGGCGGTGGTCAACCATGTGGTGGACCGGCGCATCGACGCGCTGATGGCGCGTACCCACAAGCGGCCGCTGGCCCAGGGCCGGGTCGAGCCGCTGCCGGCGCTGCTGTTCGCCCTGGCGCTGGCGCTACTGGGCATGGCCCTGCTGCTGGTGTTCACCAACGCCCTCACTGCCTGGCTGACACTGGCTTCCCTGCTCGGCTATGCGGTGCTCTACACCGGTTTTCTCAAGCGCGCCACGCCGCAGAACATTGTCATCGGCGGCTTGGCTGGCGCCGCCCCGCCGTTGCTGGGCTGGGTGGCGGTCAGCGGCCATGTCAGCGCCGAGCCCCTGTTGCTGGTGCTGATCATCTTCGCCTGGACCCCACCACATTTCTGGGCCTTGGCCATCCACCGCAAGGAGGAATACGCCAAGGCCGATATCCCGATGCTGCCGGTGACCCACGGCGAGCGCTACACCAAGCTGCATATCCTGCTGTACACCCTGGTATTGCTGGCGGTAAGCCTGCTGCCGTACGCCATCCACATGAGCGGCCCGCTGTACCTGGCCTGCGCCCTGGTGCTGGGCCTGCGCTTCCTGCAATGGGCCTGGGTGTTGTACCGTGGCAGCCGGCCGCACGCAGCGATCGGCACCTTCAAGTACTCTATCGGCTACCTGTTCGCGCTGTT
- a CDS encoding COX15/CtaA family protein — translation MARPGFRLAVFATLLALLVVLLGAYTRLTHAGLGCPDWPGCYGFISVPKSEAQLAHAELHFPEHPVEAAKGWAEMVHRYFAGTLAMVIALLALQALRRHARDGQPYRLPLLLLGVVLAQAAFGMWTVTLKLWPQVVTAHLLGGFTTLSLLFLLSLRLSRAFAPLPKLPLSLRRIAALALLVVIGQIALGGWVSANYAAVACIDLPTCHGQWWPAADFSNGFHLTQHVGPNYLGGQLDSDARTAIHISHRLGALLVTCVLLMLSWKLHRCGLPGLARLVLLALVVQVGLGISNVLLHLPLAVAVAHNAGGALLLLSMVLVNYRIRVVDKVRVGVGHGWRLRPVAGVGISHHMRNDSWRRF, via the coding sequence ATGGCCAGACCCGGATTCCGCCTTGCTGTGTTCGCCACCTTGCTGGCACTGCTGGTCGTCCTGCTCGGTGCCTATACCCGCCTGACCCACGCCGGCCTCGGCTGCCCGGACTGGCCGGGTTGCTACGGCTTCATCAGCGTGCCCAAGAGCGAAGCGCAGCTGGCTCATGCCGAGCTGCATTTCCCCGAACACCCGGTGGAAGCCGCCAAGGGCTGGGCCGAGATGGTCCACCGCTATTTCGCCGGCACCCTGGCGATGGTGATCGCCCTGCTCGCCTTGCAGGCGCTGCGCCGGCATGCCCGCGATGGCCAGCCTTACCGCCTGCCCTTGCTGCTGCTGGGCGTGGTGCTGGCCCAGGCAGCCTTCGGCATGTGGACGGTTACCCTCAAGTTGTGGCCGCAGGTGGTCACCGCGCATCTACTCGGCGGCTTCACTACCCTGAGTTTGTTGTTCCTGTTGTCCCTGCGTCTGTCCCGGGCCTTTGCGCCCTTGCCAAAGCTGCCATTGAGCCTGCGCCGGATCGCTGCGCTGGCCTTGCTGGTGGTGATCGGCCAGATCGCCCTGGGCGGCTGGGTCAGTGCCAACTACGCGGCCGTCGCCTGCATCGACCTGCCCACCTGCCACGGCCAGTGGTGGCCGGCCGCGGACTTCAGCAACGGGTTCCACCTGACCCAGCACGTCGGGCCCAATTACCTGGGCGGGCAACTGGACAGTGATGCGCGCACGGCCATCCACATCAGCCACCGCCTGGGCGCATTGCTGGTGACCTGCGTGCTGCTGATGCTCAGCTGGAAGCTGCACCGCTGCGGCCTCCCTGGCCTGGCGCGGCTGGTGCTGCTGGCGCTGGTGGTGCAAGTCGGCCTGGGCATCAGCAATGTGCTGCTGCACCTGCCGCTGGCCGTGGCCGTGGCGCACAACGCTGGTGGGGCACTGTTGCTGCTGAGCATGGTGCTGGTGAACTACCGCATCCGCGTGGTCGACAAGGTTCGCGTGGGTGTCGGCCATGGCTGGCGCCTGCGGCCAGTGGCTGGCGTGGGCATCTCACACCACATGAGGAATGATTCGTGGCGACGCTTCTGA
- a CDS encoding cytochrome c oxidase subunit 3 yields MASHEHYYVPAQSKWPIIATIGMFITVFGLGTWFNDMKAGHPESHGPLIFFIGALFLAYMLFGWFGSVVRESRAGLYSPQLDRSFRWGMSWFIFSEVMFFLAFFGALFYVRVLAGPWLGGEGAKGVAHMLWPTFEFTWPLLHTPDPKLFPPPKEVIDPWHLPLINTILLVSSSVTITIAHHALRRGHRGPLKFWMALTIVLGASFIALQAYEYHEAYTKLGLTLGSGIYGATFFMLTGFHGAHVTLGTIILIVMFVRILRGHFNPEKHFGFEAASWYWHFVDVVWVGLFIFVYVL; encoded by the coding sequence ATGGCAAGTCATGAGCACTACTACGTTCCGGCGCAGAGCAAGTGGCCGATCATCGCCACCATCGGCATGTTCATCACGGTGTTCGGCCTGGGTACCTGGTTCAACGACATGAAGGCCGGCCACCCCGAGTCGCACGGGCCGCTGATCTTCTTCATCGGCGCGTTGTTCCTGGCCTACATGCTGTTCGGCTGGTTCGGTTCGGTGGTGCGGGAGAGCCGCGCGGGGCTGTACAGCCCGCAACTGGACCGCTCGTTCCGCTGGGGCATGAGCTGGTTCATTTTCTCCGAGGTGATGTTCTTCCTGGCCTTCTTCGGTGCGCTGTTCTACGTGCGCGTGCTGGCCGGGCCGTGGCTGGGCGGTGAAGGGGCCAAGGGTGTTGCGCACATGTTGTGGCCGACCTTCGAATTCACCTGGCCGCTGCTGCACACGCCCGACCCGAAACTGTTCCCGCCGCCCAAGGAAGTGATCGACCCGTGGCACCTGCCGCTGATCAACACCATCTTGCTGGTCAGCTCCAGCGTGACCATCACCATCGCCCACCATGCCCTGCGTCGCGGCCACCGTGGCCCGCTGAAATTCTGGATGGCGCTGACCATCGTCCTGGGCGCCAGCTTCATCGCGTTGCAGGCCTACGAGTACCACGAGGCCTATACCAAGCTGGGGCTGACGCTGGGGTCGGGTATCTACGGCGCGACGTTCTTCATGCTCACCGGCTTCCACGGCGCGCACGTGACCTTGGGCACGATCATCCTGATCGTGATGTTCGTGCGCATCTTGCGCGGGCATTTCAACCCGGAGAAACACTTTGGTTTCGAGGCGGCCAGTTGGTACTGGCACTTCGTCGATGTGGTGTGGGTGGGATTGTTCATCTTTGTCTATGTGCTGTGA